A single window of Dermacentor albipictus isolate Rhodes 1998 colony chromosome 1, USDA_Dalb.pri_finalv2, whole genome shotgun sequence DNA harbors:
- the LOC135905382 gene encoding antimicrobial peptide microplusin-like, with amino-acid sequence MKAFLVCAMLATVTAVSFAHHLELCEKDDEQLKSELQCIRSILSAATKQSFNHAKQDLGCPDWSCVIRNLCAGGDLEGAMAQYFTPEQITEIHNAATACDPDAK; translated from the exons ATGAAGGCTTTCCTGGTCTGCGCCATGCTCGCCACCGTCACCGCTGTCAGCTTTGCTCACCACCTCGAGCTCTGCG aaaAGGATGATGAGCAGTTGAAGAGCGAACTTCAATGTATCCGCAGCATACTTTCAGCAGCG ACAAAACAAAGTTTTAACCACGCCAAGCAGGACCTCGGCTGCCCAGACTGGAGCTGCGTCATACGGAATCTGTGCGCAGGAGGCGATTTG GAAGGTGCCATGGCTCAATACTTCACA CCAGAACAAATCACGGAAATTCACAACGCTGCCACAGCATGCGATCCCGACGCGAAGTAG